Genomic DNA from Rhodothermus bifroesti:
AAAATCGTACGGGCTTTTTGAACCTGGATGAAGAGCGTCGCCGCTTGGCTGAAGCGCGTGGCCTAATCCACGATGCTGATGCAAAGACCTATCGGTTGGCGTTAACCGAACGACTGAAACGCGTGCAGGCTTTGCTTAAAGCTTTGCCTTTAGTAGAGGGTGGGGCGAAACAAGCATTACATTACACAGACACCAATCCGGTCGTTGTGGTGATGGCTGTGCTTCGTGGAGGGAATAATCCTTTCTACTACACCATTGATGGCGACCGGGAGGGGTTAGCCCGTCCAGTCCCAGGGGCTTTTCAGGAGGTGGCTAAGGTATGGGCCGACCAAATCTTGTCGCCGCTCTACATTGGATGGGTTGAGGGGTATGCTGCTGAAGGGCGTCGGCAGCTTGAAGAAGCACGGGCTACGTTTCAGCAGAGCTATCCTCATGGGGTGATTGTTGGACACCCGCGAGAGGTGTTTCGACAGCTTGCTCAAGACCTTTCCCAACATCCAGAATGGCTGGAATAATGGCTGATCGTTTGGAAGCAGTACGTGTAGAGCTGGAAGGGCCGGTTGCCTCGTTTCGGTACCCACATTTTCTTATCGGCCGGCAGCCAAGCTATCCTATGCCACCGCCTTCGACAATCTATGGACTAGTAAGTGCAGCGCTAGGATATTTCCCAGACCCGAAACACCTTGCTTTCGCCTACCGCTTTTACTGTGAGCGCGCACGTGTGGACGACCTGGAGACGATCTGGTTCGTTGAGCCCAATACAGCTACGCGGGGGGCAGCATCTCAAAAAAACTTAGAAGCGACAAGCAATGTGCTACCGCGTGAGTGGCTCGTGAGCATTCGCATGACGCTTTTCTTGGCAGGCAATGAGCTGGACGTGCTTGAAAAGGCTTTTCGCAGCCCGCATTACTTGCTCACGCTGGGTCGTTCCCAAGAGCTGGTCAGTATCCGACGT
This window encodes:
- the cas5 gene encoding CRISPR-associated protein Cas5: MADRLEAVRVELEGPVASFRYPHFLIGRQPSYPMPPPSTIYGLVSAALGYFPDPKHLAFAYRFYCERARVDDLETIWFVEPNTATRGAASQKNLEATSNVLPREWLVSIRMTLFLAGNELDVLEKAFRSPHYLLTLGRSQELVSIRRVERVVLHPAQSGRLEPGLLPLSLRAQLPMAIAVYMPRFIPPRHRWPVLWDWFLVLDVPFPVQATNEVSFWTEDVEAAEPRILTFHQFRL